One region of Alosa sapidissima isolate fAloSap1 chromosome 1, fAloSap1.pri, whole genome shotgun sequence genomic DNA includes:
- the LOC121709295 gene encoding NACHT, LRR and PYD domains-containing protein 12-like isoform X2: MDEGGQALLLSTVSLWRRVTYQALCTSERETPLLITVDEKPDSPVPSSVSMRSDDSKGLIMDVKDPETSIQQEQTIPPFLSTTTNNELSAVFEELEHKVVTFMKHELMRLKKLLSHDYPESPCDDEEDEEDQRDARDGALKIAVHILRNMSQEILAQQLDKYGMFPRCQQELKYRLTKRLQSVSESIPMKGKPTFLETELYMSGGGSLEVNAEHEVRQIEIASKRNVTKEDTAIKCTDIFKPLPGQDKPIRTVLSKGVAGIGKTVSVQKFILDWAEGKANQNINLVFPLPFRELNLMKDKHFTLMDLIHHFFSETKDFAFSKPARYSIAFIFDGLDESRLPLDFQHRECIYSVTESASVDVLLTNLIQGNLLPSALIWITSRPAAANQIPPECVDRVTEVGGFNDPQKEEYIRKKITEEELASRIITHLKSSRSLYIMCHIPVFCWMVTTVLECIMAEAESGEIPKSLTQMYTHFLIIQTKHRSQKYGTPDVEALWNLRFILSLGKLAFQQLEKGNLIFYEEDLRECDIGVIEAFVFSGVCTQIFREEAGLYQGKVFSFVHLSVQEFLAALYVFLHFSMREGDISDQHQTSQLYSLFSANRLNDLHHIAVDLALNNENGHLDLFLRFLLGLSLESNQKLLQGLLPQIRSSSLNTEDTVKYIYEKIRETTNPERCINLFHCLNEMNDHSLVEEVQGYLRKGNKARGNPSLSQLSALVFVLLMSDQELEELKLLDYGLHAGSDEGLLRMLPVVKASRKVQMSWCDLTEKSCAALASTLSSNSSSLRQLDLSVNNLGDSGVELLSAGLEHPNCRLEKLELWRCDLTVKSCAALSSALRSNSSSLIHLNLNYNNVGDSGVELLSTGLEHPNCRLETLKLWSCKLTDVSCAALSSTLSSNSSSLRQLQLSENNLGDSGVQLLSTGLEHPNCRLETLELWDCKLTGKSCASLSSALRSNSSSLRQLDISYNNMRDSGVELLSAGLEYPNSKLVTLELKGCDLTEKSCAALSSALRSNSSSLRQLDLSGNNLGDSGVKLLSTGLEHPNCRLEILKLRGCNFTGKSCTDLSSALDSNPSSLRHLDLSNNNLGDSGVELLSAGLEHPNCRLEKLELRKCNLTVRSCSSLASALRSNPSSQRELDLRNNTLQQSGVELLSALQRDPTYKLTELMY, from the exons ATGGACGAGGGAGGCCAAGCTCTCCTGCTCTCCACTGTGAGTCTGTGGAGAAGAGTGACCTATCAAGCGCTCTGCACTTCAGAAAGGGAGACACCTCTCCTGATCACAG TGGATGAGAAACCAGACTCACCAGTACCCAGCAGTGTGTCCATGAGGAGTGATGACTCAAAGGGTCTGATCATGGACGTGAAAGATCCTGAGACAAG CATCCAACAAGAACAAACAATTCCTCCATTCCTcagcacaacaacaaacaatgaGTTGTCTGCTGTATTCgag GAGCTTGAACACAAAGTTGTCACTTTCATGAAGCATGAACTGATGAGACTCAAGAAGCTCCTGAGTCATGATTACCCAGAATCCCCttgtgatgatgaggaggatgaggaggaccaGAGAGATGCTAGAGATGGAGCTCTGAAGATTGCAGTGCACATCCTGAGGAACATGAGTCAGGAGATTCTTGCTCAGCAGCTGGATAAAT ATGGAATGTTCCCTAGATGCCAACAAGAGCTTAAATATAGGCTAACAAAGAGGCTTCAGAGTGTATCTGAAAGCATCCCTATGAAGGGAAAGCCTACCTTTCTGGAGACAGAGCTCTACATGTCAGGTGGAGGAAGCCTAGAGGTCAATGCTGAACATGAAGTCAGACAGATTGAGATAGCATCCAAGAGAAATGTAACAAAGGAGGACACAGCAATAAAATGTACAGACATCTTCAAGCCCTTACCTGGACAAGACAAACCCATAAGAACTGTGCTGTCAAAGGGAGTGGCTGGCATTGGAAAAACAGTCTCTGTGCAGAAGTTTATTCTCGATTGGGCTGAAGGGAAAGCCAATCAAAATATCAATTTAGTCTTTCCTCTTCCTTTTCGGGAGCTGAATCTGATGAAAGACAAACATTTCACCCTTATGGACCTGATTCATCATTTCTTCAGTGAAACAAAAGACTTTGCCTTCTCCAAACCAGCCAGATACAGCATTGCCTTTATCTTTGATGGTCTGGACGAAAGCAGACTTCCTCTAGACTTTCAGCACAGAGAATGCATCTACAGTGTAACAGAATCTGCCTCTGTGGATGTCCTCCTCACAAACCTGATCCAGGGGAATCTGCTTCCCTCCGCGCTTATTTGGATCACCTCCCGACCGgcagcagccaatcaaattCCTCCTGAATGTGTTGACCGGGTGACTGAAGTTGGGGGTTTCAATGACCCACAGAAGGAGGAGTATATCAGGAAGAAAATCACAGAAGAGGAGCTGGCCAGCAGAATCATCACACACCTGAAGTCATCCAGGAGCCTCTACATCATGTGCCATATTCCAGTCTTCTGTTGGATGGTGACCACTGTTCTGGAGTGCATCATGGCTGAAGCAGAGAGTGGAGAAATTCCAAAGTCTTTGactcaaatgtacacacacttcctgatcatacaaacaaaacacaggaGTCAGAAGTATGGAACCCCTGATGTGGAAGCACTCTGGAACCTGAGGTTCATTCTGTCCCTGGGGAAACTGGCCTTTCAGCAGCTGGAGAAGGGCAATCTGATCTTCTATGAAGAGGACCTGAGAGAGTGTGACATTGGTGTGATAGAAGCATTTGTGTTCTCAGGAGTGTGCACTCAGATCTTCAGAGAGGAGGCTGGGCTGTACCAGGGGAAAGTGTTCTCCTTTGTTCATCTGAGTGTTCAAGAGTTTCTAGCAGCTCTATATGTGTTTTTGCATTTTAGCATGAGAGAGGGCGATATCTCTGACCAGCACCAAACTTCTCAACTTTATTCACTGTTCAGTGCTAACAGACTTAATGACCTACACCATATAGCAGTGGATCTGGccttaaacaatgaaaatggaCACCTGGATCTTTTCCTGAGGTTTCTTCTGGGCCTCTCGCTGGAGTCTAATCAGAAACTCTTACAAGGCCTGCTGCCACAGATCAGAAGCAGCTCACTGAACACAGAGGACACAGTCAAATACATCTATGAGAAGATCAGAGAAACCACCAACCCAGAGAGATGCATCAACCTGTTCCACTGCCTGAATGAAATGAATGACCACTCTCTAGTGGAGGAGGTCCAGGGCTACTTGAGAAAGGGAAATAAAGCTAGAGGGAATCCCTCTCTTTCCCAGCTGTCAGCACTGGTCTTTGTGCTGCTGATGTCAGACCAGGAACTGGAGGAGTTAAAGCTGTTGGACTATGGTCTCCATGCTGGATCAGATGAAGGTCTGCTGAGGATGCTGCCAGTGGTTAAAGCATCAAGAAAAGTCCA GATGAGTTGGTGTGACCTCACAGAAAAGAGTTGTGCAGCTTTAGCTTCAACTCTCAGCTCAAACTCTTCCAGCCTGAGACAGCTGGACCTGAGTGTCAACAATCTGGGAGATTCAGGAGTGGAGCTGCTTTCTGCTGGTCTGGAGCATCCAAACTGTAGACTGGAGAAACTGGA GCTGTGGCGTTGTGACCTTACAGTAAAGAGCTGTGCAGCTTTATCTTCAGCTCTCAGATCAAACTCTTCCAGTCTGATACATCTGAACCTGAATTACAATAATGTGGGAGATTCAGGAGTGGAGCTGCTTTCTACTGGTCTGGAGCATCCAAACTGTAGACTGGAGACACTAAA GCTGTGGAGTTGTAAACTCACAGATGTGAGCTGTGCAGCTTTATCTTCAACTCTCAGCTCAAACTCTTCCAGTCTGAGACAGCTGCAGCTGAGTGAAAATAATCTGGGAGATTCAGGAGTGCAGCTACTTTCTACTGGTCTGGAGCATCCCAACTGTAGACTGGAGACACTGGA gctGTGGGATTGTAAACTCACAGGGAAGAGCTGTGCATCTTTATCTTCAGCTCTCAGATCAAACTCTTCCAGTCTGAGACAGCTGGACATCAGTTACAATAATATGAGAGATTCAGGAGTGGAGCTGCTTTCTGCTGGTCTGGAGTATCCAAACAGTAAACTGGTGACACTAGA GCTTAAGGGTTGTGACCTCACAGAGAAGAGCTGTGCAGCTTTATCTTCAGCTCTCAGATCAAACTCTTCCAGTCTGAGACAGCTGGACCTGAGTGGGAATAATCTGGGAGATTCAGGAGTGAAGCTGCTTTCTACTGGTCTGGAGCATCCCAACTGTAGACTGGAGATACTGAA GCTGAGGGGTTGTAACTTTACAGGCAAAAGCTGCACAGATTTATCTTCAGCTCTCGACTCAAACCCTTCCAGTCTGAGGCATCTGGACCTGAGTAACAATAATCTGGGAGATTCAGGAGTGGAGCTGCTTTCTGCTGGTCTGGAGCATCCAAACTGTAGACTGGAAAAACTGGA GCTACGGAAGTGTAACCTCACAGTGAGGAGCTGTTCATCTCTAGCTTCAGCTCTCAGATCAAACCCCTCCAGTCAGAGAGAGCTGGACCTGAGAAACAACACACTGCAGCAGTCTGGAGTGGAGCTGCTCTCTGCTCTACAGAGAGACCCTACATATAAACTGACTGAACTAAT GTATTAA
- the LOC121709295 gene encoding NACHT, LRR and PYD domains-containing protein 12-like isoform X1 yields the protein MSQQYGSSDGRGRPSSPALHCESVEKSDLSSALHFRKGDTSPDHSPVDEKPDSPVPSSVSMRSDDSKGLIMDVKDPETSIQQEQTIPPFLSTTTNNELSAVFEELEHKVVTFMKHELMRLKKLLSHDYPESPCDDEEDEEDQRDARDGALKIAVHILRNMSQEILAQQLDKYGMFPRCQQELKYRLTKRLQSVSESIPMKGKPTFLETELYMSGGGSLEVNAEHEVRQIEIASKRNVTKEDTAIKCTDIFKPLPGQDKPIRTVLSKGVAGIGKTVSVQKFILDWAEGKANQNINLVFPLPFRELNLMKDKHFTLMDLIHHFFSETKDFAFSKPARYSIAFIFDGLDESRLPLDFQHRECIYSVTESASVDVLLTNLIQGNLLPSALIWITSRPAAANQIPPECVDRVTEVGGFNDPQKEEYIRKKITEEELASRIITHLKSSRSLYIMCHIPVFCWMVTTVLECIMAEAESGEIPKSLTQMYTHFLIIQTKHRSQKYGTPDVEALWNLRFILSLGKLAFQQLEKGNLIFYEEDLRECDIGVIEAFVFSGVCTQIFREEAGLYQGKVFSFVHLSVQEFLAALYVFLHFSMREGDISDQHQTSQLYSLFSANRLNDLHHIAVDLALNNENGHLDLFLRFLLGLSLESNQKLLQGLLPQIRSSSLNTEDTVKYIYEKIRETTNPERCINLFHCLNEMNDHSLVEEVQGYLRKGNKARGNPSLSQLSALVFVLLMSDQELEELKLLDYGLHAGSDEGLLRMLPVVKASRKVQMSWCDLTEKSCAALASTLSSNSSSLRQLDLSVNNLGDSGVELLSAGLEHPNCRLEKLELWRCDLTVKSCAALSSALRSNSSSLIHLNLNYNNVGDSGVELLSTGLEHPNCRLETLKLWSCKLTDVSCAALSSTLSSNSSSLRQLQLSENNLGDSGVQLLSTGLEHPNCRLETLELWDCKLTGKSCASLSSALRSNSSSLRQLDISYNNMRDSGVELLSAGLEYPNSKLVTLELKGCDLTEKSCAALSSALRSNSSSLRQLDLSGNNLGDSGVKLLSTGLEHPNCRLEILKLRGCNFTGKSCTDLSSALDSNPSSLRHLDLSNNNLGDSGVELLSAGLEHPNCRLEKLELRKCNLTVRSCSSLASALRSNPSSQRELDLRNNTLQQSGVELLSALQRDPTYKLTELMY from the exons ATGAGTCAGCAGTACGGAAGCTCTGATGGACGAGGGAGGCCAAGCTCTCCTGCTCTCCACTGTGAGTCTGTGGAGAAGAGTGACCTATCAAGCGCTCTGCACTTCAGAAAGGGAGACACCTCTCCTGATCACAG TCCAGTGGATGAGAAACCAGACTCACCAGTACCCAGCAGTGTGTCCATGAGGAGTGATGACTCAAAGGGTCTGATCATGGACGTGAAAGATCCTGAGACAAG CATCCAACAAGAACAAACAATTCCTCCATTCCTcagcacaacaacaaacaatgaGTTGTCTGCTGTATTCgag GAGCTTGAACACAAAGTTGTCACTTTCATGAAGCATGAACTGATGAGACTCAAGAAGCTCCTGAGTCATGATTACCCAGAATCCCCttgtgatgatgaggaggatgaggaggaccaGAGAGATGCTAGAGATGGAGCTCTGAAGATTGCAGTGCACATCCTGAGGAACATGAGTCAGGAGATTCTTGCTCAGCAGCTGGATAAAT ATGGAATGTTCCCTAGATGCCAACAAGAGCTTAAATATAGGCTAACAAAGAGGCTTCAGAGTGTATCTGAAAGCATCCCTATGAAGGGAAAGCCTACCTTTCTGGAGACAGAGCTCTACATGTCAGGTGGAGGAAGCCTAGAGGTCAATGCTGAACATGAAGTCAGACAGATTGAGATAGCATCCAAGAGAAATGTAACAAAGGAGGACACAGCAATAAAATGTACAGACATCTTCAAGCCCTTACCTGGACAAGACAAACCCATAAGAACTGTGCTGTCAAAGGGAGTGGCTGGCATTGGAAAAACAGTCTCTGTGCAGAAGTTTATTCTCGATTGGGCTGAAGGGAAAGCCAATCAAAATATCAATTTAGTCTTTCCTCTTCCTTTTCGGGAGCTGAATCTGATGAAAGACAAACATTTCACCCTTATGGACCTGATTCATCATTTCTTCAGTGAAACAAAAGACTTTGCCTTCTCCAAACCAGCCAGATACAGCATTGCCTTTATCTTTGATGGTCTGGACGAAAGCAGACTTCCTCTAGACTTTCAGCACAGAGAATGCATCTACAGTGTAACAGAATCTGCCTCTGTGGATGTCCTCCTCACAAACCTGATCCAGGGGAATCTGCTTCCCTCCGCGCTTATTTGGATCACCTCCCGACCGgcagcagccaatcaaattCCTCCTGAATGTGTTGACCGGGTGACTGAAGTTGGGGGTTTCAATGACCCACAGAAGGAGGAGTATATCAGGAAGAAAATCACAGAAGAGGAGCTGGCCAGCAGAATCATCACACACCTGAAGTCATCCAGGAGCCTCTACATCATGTGCCATATTCCAGTCTTCTGTTGGATGGTGACCACTGTTCTGGAGTGCATCATGGCTGAAGCAGAGAGTGGAGAAATTCCAAAGTCTTTGactcaaatgtacacacacttcctgatcatacaaacaaaacacaggaGTCAGAAGTATGGAACCCCTGATGTGGAAGCACTCTGGAACCTGAGGTTCATTCTGTCCCTGGGGAAACTGGCCTTTCAGCAGCTGGAGAAGGGCAATCTGATCTTCTATGAAGAGGACCTGAGAGAGTGTGACATTGGTGTGATAGAAGCATTTGTGTTCTCAGGAGTGTGCACTCAGATCTTCAGAGAGGAGGCTGGGCTGTACCAGGGGAAAGTGTTCTCCTTTGTTCATCTGAGTGTTCAAGAGTTTCTAGCAGCTCTATATGTGTTTTTGCATTTTAGCATGAGAGAGGGCGATATCTCTGACCAGCACCAAACTTCTCAACTTTATTCACTGTTCAGTGCTAACAGACTTAATGACCTACACCATATAGCAGTGGATCTGGccttaaacaatgaaaatggaCACCTGGATCTTTTCCTGAGGTTTCTTCTGGGCCTCTCGCTGGAGTCTAATCAGAAACTCTTACAAGGCCTGCTGCCACAGATCAGAAGCAGCTCACTGAACACAGAGGACACAGTCAAATACATCTATGAGAAGATCAGAGAAACCACCAACCCAGAGAGATGCATCAACCTGTTCCACTGCCTGAATGAAATGAATGACCACTCTCTAGTGGAGGAGGTCCAGGGCTACTTGAGAAAGGGAAATAAAGCTAGAGGGAATCCCTCTCTTTCCCAGCTGTCAGCACTGGTCTTTGTGCTGCTGATGTCAGACCAGGAACTGGAGGAGTTAAAGCTGTTGGACTATGGTCTCCATGCTGGATCAGATGAAGGTCTGCTGAGGATGCTGCCAGTGGTTAAAGCATCAAGAAAAGTCCA GATGAGTTGGTGTGACCTCACAGAAAAGAGTTGTGCAGCTTTAGCTTCAACTCTCAGCTCAAACTCTTCCAGCCTGAGACAGCTGGACCTGAGTGTCAACAATCTGGGAGATTCAGGAGTGGAGCTGCTTTCTGCTGGTCTGGAGCATCCAAACTGTAGACTGGAGAAACTGGA GCTGTGGCGTTGTGACCTTACAGTAAAGAGCTGTGCAGCTTTATCTTCAGCTCTCAGATCAAACTCTTCCAGTCTGATACATCTGAACCTGAATTACAATAATGTGGGAGATTCAGGAGTGGAGCTGCTTTCTACTGGTCTGGAGCATCCAAACTGTAGACTGGAGACACTAAA GCTGTGGAGTTGTAAACTCACAGATGTGAGCTGTGCAGCTTTATCTTCAACTCTCAGCTCAAACTCTTCCAGTCTGAGACAGCTGCAGCTGAGTGAAAATAATCTGGGAGATTCAGGAGTGCAGCTACTTTCTACTGGTCTGGAGCATCCCAACTGTAGACTGGAGACACTGGA gctGTGGGATTGTAAACTCACAGGGAAGAGCTGTGCATCTTTATCTTCAGCTCTCAGATCAAACTCTTCCAGTCTGAGACAGCTGGACATCAGTTACAATAATATGAGAGATTCAGGAGTGGAGCTGCTTTCTGCTGGTCTGGAGTATCCAAACAGTAAACTGGTGACACTAGA GCTTAAGGGTTGTGACCTCACAGAGAAGAGCTGTGCAGCTTTATCTTCAGCTCTCAGATCAAACTCTTCCAGTCTGAGACAGCTGGACCTGAGTGGGAATAATCTGGGAGATTCAGGAGTGAAGCTGCTTTCTACTGGTCTGGAGCATCCCAACTGTAGACTGGAGATACTGAA GCTGAGGGGTTGTAACTTTACAGGCAAAAGCTGCACAGATTTATCTTCAGCTCTCGACTCAAACCCTTCCAGTCTGAGGCATCTGGACCTGAGTAACAATAATCTGGGAGATTCAGGAGTGGAGCTGCTTTCTGCTGGTCTGGAGCATCCAAACTGTAGACTGGAAAAACTGGA GCTACGGAAGTGTAACCTCACAGTGAGGAGCTGTTCATCTCTAGCTTCAGCTCTCAGATCAAACCCCTCCAGTCAGAGAGAGCTGGACCTGAGAAACAACACACTGCAGCAGTCTGGAGTGGAGCTGCTCTCTGCTCTACAGAGAGACCCTACATATAAACTGACTGAACTAAT GTATTAA
- the LOC121709295 gene encoding NACHT, LRR and PYD domains-containing protein 12-like isoform X3 — translation MKHELMRLKKLLSHDYPESPCDDEEDEEDQRDARDGALKIAVHILRNMSQEILAQQLDKYGMFPRCQQELKYRLTKRLQSVSESIPMKGKPTFLETELYMSGGGSLEVNAEHEVRQIEIASKRNVTKEDTAIKCTDIFKPLPGQDKPIRTVLSKGVAGIGKTVSVQKFILDWAEGKANQNINLVFPLPFRELNLMKDKHFTLMDLIHHFFSETKDFAFSKPARYSIAFIFDGLDESRLPLDFQHRECIYSVTESASVDVLLTNLIQGNLLPSALIWITSRPAAANQIPPECVDRVTEVGGFNDPQKEEYIRKKITEEELASRIITHLKSSRSLYIMCHIPVFCWMVTTVLECIMAEAESGEIPKSLTQMYTHFLIIQTKHRSQKYGTPDVEALWNLRFILSLGKLAFQQLEKGNLIFYEEDLRECDIGVIEAFVFSGVCTQIFREEAGLYQGKVFSFVHLSVQEFLAALYVFLHFSMREGDISDQHQTSQLYSLFSANRLNDLHHIAVDLALNNENGHLDLFLRFLLGLSLESNQKLLQGLLPQIRSSSLNTEDTVKYIYEKIRETTNPERCINLFHCLNEMNDHSLVEEVQGYLRKGNKARGNPSLSQLSALVFVLLMSDQELEELKLLDYGLHAGSDEGLLRMLPVVKASRKVQMSWCDLTEKSCAALASTLSSNSSSLRQLDLSVNNLGDSGVELLSAGLEHPNCRLEKLELWRCDLTVKSCAALSSALRSNSSSLIHLNLNYNNVGDSGVELLSTGLEHPNCRLETLKLWSCKLTDVSCAALSSTLSSNSSSLRQLQLSENNLGDSGVQLLSTGLEHPNCRLETLELWDCKLTGKSCASLSSALRSNSSSLRQLDISYNNMRDSGVELLSAGLEYPNSKLVTLELKGCDLTEKSCAALSSALRSNSSSLRQLDLSGNNLGDSGVKLLSTGLEHPNCRLEILKLRGCNFTGKSCTDLSSALDSNPSSLRHLDLSNNNLGDSGVELLSAGLEHPNCRLEKLELRKCNLTVRSCSSLASALRSNPSSQRELDLRNNTLQQSGVELLSALQRDPTYKLTELMY, via the exons ATGAAGCATGAACTGATGAGACTCAAGAAGCTCCTGAGTCATGATTACCCAGAATCCCCttgtgatgatgaggaggatgaggaggaccaGAGAGATGCTAGAGATGGAGCTCTGAAGATTGCAGTGCACATCCTGAGGAACATGAGTCAGGAGATTCTTGCTCAGCAGCTGGATAAAT ATGGAATGTTCCCTAGATGCCAACAAGAGCTTAAATATAGGCTAACAAAGAGGCTTCAGAGTGTATCTGAAAGCATCCCTATGAAGGGAAAGCCTACCTTTCTGGAGACAGAGCTCTACATGTCAGGTGGAGGAAGCCTAGAGGTCAATGCTGAACATGAAGTCAGACAGATTGAGATAGCATCCAAGAGAAATGTAACAAAGGAGGACACAGCAATAAAATGTACAGACATCTTCAAGCCCTTACCTGGACAAGACAAACCCATAAGAACTGTGCTGTCAAAGGGAGTGGCTGGCATTGGAAAAACAGTCTCTGTGCAGAAGTTTATTCTCGATTGGGCTGAAGGGAAAGCCAATCAAAATATCAATTTAGTCTTTCCTCTTCCTTTTCGGGAGCTGAATCTGATGAAAGACAAACATTTCACCCTTATGGACCTGATTCATCATTTCTTCAGTGAAACAAAAGACTTTGCCTTCTCCAAACCAGCCAGATACAGCATTGCCTTTATCTTTGATGGTCTGGACGAAAGCAGACTTCCTCTAGACTTTCAGCACAGAGAATGCATCTACAGTGTAACAGAATCTGCCTCTGTGGATGTCCTCCTCACAAACCTGATCCAGGGGAATCTGCTTCCCTCCGCGCTTATTTGGATCACCTCCCGACCGgcagcagccaatcaaattCCTCCTGAATGTGTTGACCGGGTGACTGAAGTTGGGGGTTTCAATGACCCACAGAAGGAGGAGTATATCAGGAAGAAAATCACAGAAGAGGAGCTGGCCAGCAGAATCATCACACACCTGAAGTCATCCAGGAGCCTCTACATCATGTGCCATATTCCAGTCTTCTGTTGGATGGTGACCACTGTTCTGGAGTGCATCATGGCTGAAGCAGAGAGTGGAGAAATTCCAAAGTCTTTGactcaaatgtacacacacttcctgatcatacaaacaaaacacaggaGTCAGAAGTATGGAACCCCTGATGTGGAAGCACTCTGGAACCTGAGGTTCATTCTGTCCCTGGGGAAACTGGCCTTTCAGCAGCTGGAGAAGGGCAATCTGATCTTCTATGAAGAGGACCTGAGAGAGTGTGACATTGGTGTGATAGAAGCATTTGTGTTCTCAGGAGTGTGCACTCAGATCTTCAGAGAGGAGGCTGGGCTGTACCAGGGGAAAGTGTTCTCCTTTGTTCATCTGAGTGTTCAAGAGTTTCTAGCAGCTCTATATGTGTTTTTGCATTTTAGCATGAGAGAGGGCGATATCTCTGACCAGCACCAAACTTCTCAACTTTATTCACTGTTCAGTGCTAACAGACTTAATGACCTACACCATATAGCAGTGGATCTGGccttaaacaatgaaaatggaCACCTGGATCTTTTCCTGAGGTTTCTTCTGGGCCTCTCGCTGGAGTCTAATCAGAAACTCTTACAAGGCCTGCTGCCACAGATCAGAAGCAGCTCACTGAACACAGAGGACACAGTCAAATACATCTATGAGAAGATCAGAGAAACCACCAACCCAGAGAGATGCATCAACCTGTTCCACTGCCTGAATGAAATGAATGACCACTCTCTAGTGGAGGAGGTCCAGGGCTACTTGAGAAAGGGAAATAAAGCTAGAGGGAATCCCTCTCTTTCCCAGCTGTCAGCACTGGTCTTTGTGCTGCTGATGTCAGACCAGGAACTGGAGGAGTTAAAGCTGTTGGACTATGGTCTCCATGCTGGATCAGATGAAGGTCTGCTGAGGATGCTGCCAGTGGTTAAAGCATCAAGAAAAGTCCA GATGAGTTGGTGTGACCTCACAGAAAAGAGTTGTGCAGCTTTAGCTTCAACTCTCAGCTCAAACTCTTCCAGCCTGAGACAGCTGGACCTGAGTGTCAACAATCTGGGAGATTCAGGAGTGGAGCTGCTTTCTGCTGGTCTGGAGCATCCAAACTGTAGACTGGAGAAACTGGA GCTGTGGCGTTGTGACCTTACAGTAAAGAGCTGTGCAGCTTTATCTTCAGCTCTCAGATCAAACTCTTCCAGTCTGATACATCTGAACCTGAATTACAATAATGTGGGAGATTCAGGAGTGGAGCTGCTTTCTACTGGTCTGGAGCATCCAAACTGTAGACTGGAGACACTAAA GCTGTGGAGTTGTAAACTCACAGATGTGAGCTGTGCAGCTTTATCTTCAACTCTCAGCTCAAACTCTTCCAGTCTGAGACAGCTGCAGCTGAGTGAAAATAATCTGGGAGATTCAGGAGTGCAGCTACTTTCTACTGGTCTGGAGCATCCCAACTGTAGACTGGAGACACTGGA gctGTGGGATTGTAAACTCACAGGGAAGAGCTGTGCATCTTTATCTTCAGCTCTCAGATCAAACTCTTCCAGTCTGAGACAGCTGGACATCAGTTACAATAATATGAGAGATTCAGGAGTGGAGCTGCTTTCTGCTGGTCTGGAGTATCCAAACAGTAAACTGGTGACACTAGA GCTTAAGGGTTGTGACCTCACAGAGAAGAGCTGTGCAGCTTTATCTTCAGCTCTCAGATCAAACTCTTCCAGTCTGAGACAGCTGGACCTGAGTGGGAATAATCTGGGAGATTCAGGAGTGAAGCTGCTTTCTACTGGTCTGGAGCATCCCAACTGTAGACTGGAGATACTGAA GCTGAGGGGTTGTAACTTTACAGGCAAAAGCTGCACAGATTTATCTTCAGCTCTCGACTCAAACCCTTCCAGTCTGAGGCATCTGGACCTGAGTAACAATAATCTGGGAGATTCAGGAGTGGAGCTGCTTTCTGCTGGTCTGGAGCATCCAAACTGTAGACTGGAAAAACTGGA GCTACGGAAGTGTAACCTCACAGTGAGGAGCTGTTCATCTCTAGCTTCAGCTCTCAGATCAAACCCCTCCAGTCAGAGAGAGCTGGACCTGAGAAACAACACACTGCAGCAGTCTGGAGTGGAGCTGCTCTCTGCTCTACAGAGAGACCCTACATATAAACTGACTGAACTAAT GTATTAA